The following coding sequences are from one Ooceraea biroi isolate clonal line C1 chromosome 5, Obir_v5.4, whole genome shotgun sequence window:
- the LOC113561899 gene encoding uncharacterized protein LOC113561899, with amino-acid sequence MEIDAVTEMFVRSKEKHGVLYVKYIGDGDSKTFRGILNVDPYAEDEITVIKKECVGHVEKRMGTRLRNAKKHNKGIGGKGAGKLTDKMIGELTTYYGLAIRRHPDSVEEMRKAIWATYYHKSSSDNKPQHQNCPPGEESWCKWSKAEAEGTLASFHHANPPLTDQVLEIIKPIYEDLSSDELLERCLGAETQNNNESLNSLIWTFAPKHLHVGVKVVEIATFLAVIIFNKGFMPILKVMNVMGVNIGQQAMMYANSRNEARITRSERRSTNFSRDQRMNRREERSALQDFYEQEEGPLYGPGIAD; translated from the coding sequence ATGGAGATCGACGCTGTCACTGAAATGTTTGTGAGATCGAAGGAGAAACACGGAGTTCTTTACGTGAAATATATTGGAGACGGGGACAGTAAAACGTTTAGGGGAATTTTAAATGTGGATCCATATGCAGAAGATGAAATTACtgtgataaaaaaagagtGCGTCGGTCACGTGGAAAAGAGAATGGGCACGAGACTTCGTAATGCGAAGAAACATAATAAAGGTATCGGCGGTAAAGGTGCTGGAAAGTTAACGGATAAAATGATTGGTGAACTCACGACGTATTATGGATTGGCTATTCGCAGACACCCAGACTCTGTCGAGGAAATGCGGAAAGCAATATGGGCCACGTATTACCACAAAAGCTCCTCCGATAATAAGCCGCAACACCAAAACTGTCCTCCGGGTGAAGAGAGCTGGTGCAAGTGGAGTAAAGCTGAAGCCGAAGGTACACTCGCAAGCTTCCATCACGCTAATCCGCCTCTTACTGATCAAGTATTGGAGATAATTAAGCCTATTTATGAAGATTTGTCATCGGATGAATTGTTGGAACGTTGCTTAGGAGCAGAAACGCAAAATAACAATGAATCTCtcaattcattgatttggacttttgctccaaaacatctccatgttggcgtgaaagttgttgaaatagcaacattcttggcagttatcattttcaataaaggatttatgccaattttaaaagttatgaacgtgatgggagttaatattggtcagcaagcgatgatgtacgcaaactcccggaacgaagctcgtatcacccgctcggagcggcgctccactaacttctctcgagaccagagaatgaatcgcagggaagagagatcagctctgcaggacttctacgaacaagaggaaggtcccctgtatggccctgggatagccgattga
- the LOC105275943 gene encoding uncharacterized protein LOC105275943 — translation MVHYPDYTTVLDVSGIDFPMTLEQIGKFERGNDISINVFVEDDDGKRGVIVPLRLTEHKHDKHVNLLCLHYFQTAERLSAHTVDCESINDCAIILPSEDDKLLAFQNHKRKERAPFVVYADLECTLEKNEEEEGTANTGAYHRHRAFSVGYYVRCAYDESLSVYRSQRGEDCVSWFVGELGDLARRVKAILTSNVPMRDLTPEQCKCEELRDAALCHVCGKPFAAGDTRVRDHCHLTGRYRGPAHSTCNLNYKDSHVIPVIFHNLSGYDAHFIIEDVVNVFEGSVELLPLTKERYIAFTKNVANTEDRYGCRTCVKLRFIDSYQFLSASLDTLESYLDRSNMRILWSEFRHLSAEDFQLLTRKGVFPNEYVDSAEKLLEIRLPPRESFHSSLTGETVSSDDYAHAITVWDRFSIETLGQYSDLYLKTDVLLLADVFENFRDTCIRSYGLDPVHYFTLPGYTWDAMLLHTGIEFELLTDVDMVLFVERGVRGELSQCSDRYARANNRYAPSYDRSEPSTYLMYFDVNNLYGWTMCQPLPSSGFRWVEDISTLDVNAIPPDSPTGYILEVDLKYPRYLHDAHADLPFCPTRKAPPDKRQEKLLATLRDKERYVIHYRTLQQCTRHGLRVKRIHRALEFAQSAWLRDYIELNTGFRTRATNDFEMNLYKLMNNAVLGKTMENVQNRVEVKLVTRWEGRYGAEALISRPNFHSRAVFGENILAVELRRLKATFNRPIYVGMCILDISKTHLYEFHY, via the exons ATGGTACATTACCCCGACTACACAACTGTGTTAGACGTAAGCGGTATAGACTTTCCCATGACGCTCGAACAGATCGGCAAGTTCGAGCGCGGGAACGACATATCGATAAACGTCTTCGTCGAGGATGACGATGGCAAGCGAGGGGTTATCGTTCCGCTGCGTCTAACCGAGCACAAGCACGACAAACACGTCAACCTGCT GTGCCTACACTACTTCCAAACCGCAGAGCGACTGTCCGCTCACACCGTCGACTGCGAGAGCATAAACGACTGCGCGATAATTCTTCCCAGCGAGGACGATAAGCTGCTAGCCTTCCAGAACCACAAGAGGAAGGAGCGTGCACCATTCGTCGTCTACGCCGACCTCGAGTGCACGCTGGAAAAGaacgaagaggaggagggtACTGCCAACACCGGCGCGTATCATCGGCACAGGGCGTTCAGCGTGGGATACTACGTGCGTTGCGCGTACGACGAGTCGTTGTCCGTGTACAGATCGCAACGTGGTGAGGACTGCGTGTCGTGGTTCGTCGGCGAGCTCGGTGATCTGGCGCGACGTGTCAAGGCGATCCTCACGTCCAACGTGCCGATGAGGGACCTCACCCCGGAGCAGTGCAAGTGTGAGGAACTTCGCGACGCCGCGCTGTGCCACGTGTGCGGTAAACCGTTCGCGGCGGGTGACACCCGGGTGCGCGATCACTGCCACCTCACAGGTCGTTACAGAGGCCCGGCGCACTCGACGTGCAATCTAAACTATAAGGACTCTCACGTTATCCCCGTGATATTCCACAATCTCTCCGGGTACGACGCGCACTTCATCATTGAGGACGTGGTGAACGTCTTCGAGGGTAGCGTGGAGTTACTGCCGCTGACGAAGGAGCGGTACATCGCGTTCACGAAGAACGTCGCGAACACCGAGGACAGGTACGGATGCAGAACGTGCGTGAAACTGCGGTTCATAGACTCGTATCAATTTCTCAGCGCCAGTCTCGACACACTGGAGTCCTATCTCGACAGGAGCAACATGCGAATCCTATGGTCGGAGTTTCGGCATCTTTCCGCGGAGGATTTCCAGCTCCTAACGCGGAAAGGTGTATTTCCGAACGAGTACGTTGATAGTGCCGAGAAACTGCTCGAGATTCGTTTACCGCCGCGCGAGTCGTTCCACAGTTCGTTGACCGGTGAAACGGTATCCAGTGACGATTACGCGCACGCGATAACAGTATGGGATAGGTTCTCCATTGAGACTCTCGGACAGTACAGCGACCTGTACCTGAAAACGGACGTTCTCCTCCTGGCGGAtgtgtttgaaaattttcgcgaCACGTGCATACGAAGCTACGGTCTAGACCCGGTACACTACTTCACCCTACCGGGCTACACGTGGGACGCGATGCTGCTGCACACGGGCATCGAGTTCGAGCTGCTGACGGACGTGGATATGGTGCTGTTCGTGGAACGCGGCGTGCGCGGCGAGCTGAGTCAATGCTCGGACAGATACGCGCGAGCCAATAACAGATACGCACCGTCATACGATCGGTCCGAGCCGTCAACGTACCTCATGTACTTCGACGTGAACAACCTGTACGGATGGACCATGTGCCAACCGTTGCCCAGCTCGGGGTTTCGCTGGGTCGAGGACATCTCGACACTGGACGTGAACGCGATTCCTCCAGACTCACCCACCGGGTACATCCTCGAGGTCGATCTGAAGTATCCGCGGTATCTTCACGACGCGCATGCGGACCTGCCGTTCTGTCCTACGCGCAAGGCACCGCCCGATAAGCGGCAGGAAAAGCTACTCGCGACTCTGCGCGATAAGGAGCGGTACGTGATACACTACCGCACCTTGCAGCAATGCACGCGCCACGGTCTGCGCGTCAAGAGGATTCACCGCGCGTTGGAGTTCGCGCAGTCGGCATGGCTTCGGGACTATATAGAGCTGAACACCGGATTTAGAACGCGTGCGACGAACGACTTCGAGATGAACCTGTACAAGCTGATGAATAACGCTGTTTTAGGTAAGACGATGGAGAACGTGCAAAATCGCGTCGAAGTTAAACTCGTGACGCGCTGGGAGGGGAGATACGGTGCCGAGGCTCTGATCTCGCGACCCAACTTCCACAGCCGAGCCGTGTTCGGGGAGAATATCCTCGCCGTGGAGCTGCGCAGACTGAAGGCGACGTTCAACCGGCCGATATACGTGGGGATGTGCATACTGGACATCTCGAAGACGCATCTGTACGAGTTTCACTATTAA